The DNA region TGATACACCATGTTTTCATTGAAGATACCAATCGAATCTGGACTGGCGTCCAAAATGGTCTGAAGAATGGTGTCACGCTGAGCCAGAGCCACTTCCGTATCTTTACGACGATCCATTTCATCACGTAAGTTTTGCTGCATCTTATGCCATTCAGTTACATCATGGCTAATTGAAAGCGTCCCTATCATTTCCCCAGTTTGAGACACTAGTGAATTCTGATTCACTTCTAGCAAACAACTGCGTCCTTGAGGATCCGTTGTCCAACGACGGTCACTTTTTCTAGCAGCCATCGAACTGGATTTTGAAGTGCATGCTTCGTTTTCTCGACCTTGCCAAAATTGATCAAACGCGCGGTTAGTGGTCAGTACTTTGCCTTGTTGATCTTGCAAACAAATCAATTCAGACAACGAGTCCAAGGCAGAACGAGCAATGTTTAGTTGGGCCAGTTCTTGTTGCTGATCTTTCAGGGTCATTTGATGACTTTGAGCATACAGAATCCATACTCTTTGCCTACGCAGTAAGCTCTTTCGACCAGATAACTCAACTTTGATGCTTTCACCATCGGATAAACGCCAGTCAAAAATTTGCTGGCGAAATTGTCGGCTTGAAAAGCTATCAAGCAATACGACAAATTCATCTAAATTAAATGAAGCCGGATAAAGGAAACCAGAACCTAAAGGACGAATACCCAATAGTTGCATCGCGGGATGGTTGGATAACAGAAGCTGCCCATGGTTAGCATCAACCACAAGCACAGGATAAGGGGAATCAGTAACAACGTACTTTAAAGCGGTTTGAAAACGTAAATAAATTAATGTAACGGCAACGGCAAACACGAAAAAGAGCAGGACTACAAATTCGTAGTTGCCCCACCCATCCCATAACCAATCGAGTAACTGATCCATTTTTCCGACCTTTAATGCAAATCGGGAAAAATATACCAGTTATTAATCGATCAATCTGCCTTTAATTCTGGCTTACTATAGATGAAAGGGTCACCATTCAAACTGCCCTGAGCCCCCTCGCGATCCAAAGCTCTTCCTATCTCTGTCATTGCTAGCCAACGGTTCTCACACCACAACGGGGAGAGCAATGTTGGGCGACGTGCAGCCGAAGAGACACGATGATAGATCACCTCTTTAGGGGTCATACGGATCATTTCACTGGCAATCGCTACATACTCTTCCAATTCTGGAGCTTCTAGTTTTCCAGCACGCCATGCCTTTGCCATCGTGCTGCCATCAACAATATGCAAGCCATGCAACTTGATGCCATCAGTGCCTACTTCAAGGACTTTACGCAGTGTTTCAATGTTATCGCTGCGTGTTTCTTTTGGTAAACCAACAATAAGATGAGTACATACTTTGATGCCTAGCGCACGAGCGCGCTTGGTGATATCGGCATAGCATTCAAAATCGTGACCTCGGTTGATTCGCTTAAGTGTGTCGTTTTTGGCAGTTTGAAGGCCCAATTCCAACCAGATCTCATAACCTTGATTGACATAATCCGACAACAGATCCAATACGGCATCAGGAACACAATCTGGACGAGTGCCTACACACAACCCCACGATGTCAGCGGCCTTGAGAGCTTCTTCATACATATTTTTCAGTACCTGAACTTCCGCGTATGTGCTGGTATAGGCTTGGAAGTAAGCAAGGTACTTTTTCGCACGATGGATCTCTCCCGCACGATCTTTCAATTGATCATGAATGCTTTTGATCTGGACTTCTTCATCCGCAAAGGACGCGACATTACAAAACGTGCAACCACCTCGACCAATGGTGCCGTCGCGGTTTGGGCAGCTAAAGCCACCATGTAAAGTCAGCTTATGGACTTTTTCGCCGTAACGACGCTGAAGGTCTTGACCTAGTGTGTTGACCAACTCATGTAATTGCATAGATTCTCACCAATCGTAAACCGTAATAAATCTCACTACGATCTATGTAAATAAATTACATCCCTGCAAGAAAAAACAAATAATTCTAGTCAATTCAAACAAGACCATAATGGTTTGAAATCAATAAAACTGCATAAAACCAACTTAAAAGCAGCCATGTTGCGCAATTGTTAAACAAAAAGTGCATATTTAAACGAAAAAATTGGGTCACAAAAGCGACTTTTCATTGCATTACGAAGTCACAAAATTGTAGGATACTTACACAACCCCGCTGTTTTTGTGACTTTTATTACAATGACAACTGCGGGAATTGTCGGCGATACCCCGCTCCCACCGATATAAAGCACTAGATAGTGATAATAAATAAAGGGATATCACCAAGGATTGTTTTTCTCGCAAAATTTTTCCTGCGAGATACGGAAAGGAATCAAAACTGACCAACCTAGGTCGGTTTCGAATCATAAATATAAAGGACAAGACGCACAGAGCGTACCTAAGACAGCCAAGATCTGTCTGGGATTCTTGCGTCGACATTGAACTGGAAGGATGTATCTATGGTAGATAGAGAGCAAAATTCACAGGGTCTGTACACTCCGGAGCTGGAGCATGACGCTTGTGGTATCGGTTTTGTTGCTCACCTTAAAAACCGTAAATCTCATGAAGTAGTGACTCAAGCACTAGATATGCTGGCTCGCATGGAACACCGTGGTGGTCAAGGCTGTGACCCATGTAGCGGTGATGGCGCAGGTATCTTGCTACAAAAACCTCATGAATTCCTATTAGAAGAAGCCGTTAAGCTAGGCATTAAACTGCCTTCGTTTGAAAAGTATGGTGTTGGTGTCGTTCTTTTCCCGAAAGACGAATACAAACGCGAACAATGCCGTGACATTCTAGAACGTAACGCACAGCGTCTAGATCTTGAAGTTATCGGCTACCGAGTACTACCAACCGACAACTCAATGATCGGTGCAGACCCTCTAAGCACAGAGCCTCAGTTTGAGCATGTGTTTATCTCTGGCGGTCCTGGCATCACACCTGAAGAGCTAGAACGCAAACTGTACGTACTTCGTAACTACACTGTGCGTGTTAGCCTAGAAAGCGTTTCGAACATTGGTGACGACTTCTACATTAACTCCATGTCTTACAAGACATTGGTGTACAAAGGTCAGTTAACGACAGAGCAAGTACCTCAGTACTTCCTTGATCTGCAGAACCCGACCATGGTGACCGCACTGGCACTGGTACACTCTCGTTTCTCTACCAATACCTTCCCGAAATGGCGTCTTGCACAGCCTTTCCGTTACATTGCACACAACGGTGAAATCAATACAGTTCGCGGTAACTTGAACTGGATGAAAGCCCGTGAAGCAATCCTAGAATCAGATCTGTTTACTCAGGCTGAAATCGACATGCTCCTTCCTATTTGTCAGGAAGGCAGTTCAGATTCATCTAACTTTGACATGGCACTTGAGCTCCTAGTTCTTTCTGGTCGTAGCCTGCCACATGCATTGATGATGATGATTCCTGAAGCATGGCAAGAAAACAAGAACATGGATCCTAAGCGTCGCGCGTTCTATCAGTACCACGCGAACATTATGGAACCATGGGATGGTCCTGCTTCAGTATGTTTTACTGATGGTGTTCAGGTAGGAGCAACACTCGACCGTAACGGTCTGCGCCCTTCTCGCTACACAGTGACCAAAGACAACTTCCTTGTAATGGCATCAGAATCTGGTGTTGTGGATATTGAGCCAGAGAACGTTGAGTTCCGCGGTCGTCTGCAACCAGGCCGTATCTTCGTTGCAGACCTAGAGCAAGGTCGCATCATCTCTGATGAAGAAGTGAAAGACACCATCGCAACAGCACAACCTTACGAGAAGTGGGTAGAAGAAAACCTACTGAGCTTGAAGAAGCTACCAGATGCGAGTAACCAGTTCAGTCAACCTTCTCCAGAGCGTTTGCTGCACCGTCAACAAGCTTTCGGTGTGAGCACTGAAGAAGTGAACGAAATCATCGTTCCAATGGCGAATGATGGCAAAGAACCACTATCTGCTATGGGTGCCGACTGGCCTCTTGCGGTTCTATCTCATCAGTCTCAGCACCTTTCAAACTACTTCAAACAGCTGTTTGCACAGGTAACTAACCCACCGATCGACCCGATCCGTGAGCGTATGGTTATGTCGCTGAACACTTACTTGGGTAAAGACCAAAACCTTCTGACTGAAACACCACTTCACTGTCAGAAAGTAGAACTAGAGTCACCTGTTCTGGCCAACTCTGAGCTTGAAAAACTGCGCGCGATCGATAACGAGCACCTACAAGCGAAGACGTTGGATATCGTATTCCAAGCGAATGAAGATCAAGGCAAACTTGAGCGTGCACTAAAACGTATCTGTCAATACGCAGAAGACGCGGTTATCGATGGTTACTCAATCATCCTTCTAACTGACCGTGCAGTGAACTCAAACCACGCGGCGATCCCAGCAATGCTGGCAGTTGGCGCAGTACACCACCACTTGATCCGTAAAGGTCTACGTGCGAAGTGTGACATCGTGGTTGAAACTGGTGACGCACGTGAAACGCACCACTTTGCAACACTATTTGGTTACGGTGCAAATGCGGTGAACCCATATTTGGTTATCGAAACCATTATCGAACTGCAACGCACTAAGAAGCTGGATCCAGAAGCGAACCCTCGCGACTTGTTCAACAACTACCGCAATGCCATCAATGGCGGTCTGCTGAAGATCTTCTCGAAGATGGGTATTTCAACGCTTCAGTCGTACCATGGTGCACAAATTTTCGAAGCTTTGGGTATCCACAAATCAGTGGTCGATAAGTACTTCACAGGTACGGTTTCTCGTATCCAAGGTCTTACCCTTGATGATATCGCCAAAGAAGTGCTGATCCGTCATCGCATCGGTTACCCGCAACGCGAAATCCCAATTCAAATGCTGGATGTTGGTGGTGTTTACCAATGGAAACAACGCGGTGAGAAGCACCTATTCAACCCAGAAACTATTTCTCTTCTGCAAGAGTCTACGCGTAACAAGAACTACGAACAGTTCAAGCAATACGCGACAGCAGTTGATAAGCAAGGTGACAACGCGGTAACACTGCGTAGCCAACTTGAGTTTATTAAGAACCCTGCTGGCTCGATTTCAATTGATGAAGTAGAACCATTAGAAAGTATCGTGAAACGCTTTGCGACAGGTGCAATGTCATTCGGTTCTATTTCTTACGAAGCACACTCCACACTGGCTGTTGCGATGAACCGTCTTGGCGCGAAATCGAACTCTGGTGAAGGTGGTGAAGACCCAATGCGTTTCGAGCGCAAAGAGAACGGCGATTGGGAACGCTCTGCAATCAAGCAGGTAGCTTCGGGTCGTTTCGGCGTAACCTCATACTACCTAACTAACGCTGAAGAGCTGCAAATCAAAATGGCTCAAGGTGCGAAGCCAGGTGAAGGTGGTCAGCTACCAGGCGATAAAGTAGATGACTGGATCGGTGCAACACGTCACTCTACTCCAGGCGTTGGCCTTATCTCGCCACCGCCACACCACGATATCTACTCAATCGAAGATTTGGCTCAGCTTATCTACGACTTGAAGAACGCGAACCGCGCGGGCCGTGTAAACGTGAAGCTGGTATCAGAAGCAGGTGTAGGTACGATCGCTTCTGGTGTTGCTAAAGCGAAAGCGGACGTTGT from Vibrio hyugaensis includes:
- a CDS encoding sensor domain-containing diguanylate cyclase; the protein is MDQLLDWLWDGWGNYEFVVLLFFVFAVAVTLIYLRFQTALKYVVTDSPYPVLVVDANHGQLLLSNHPAMQLLGIRPLGSGFLYPASFNLDEFVVLLDSFSSRQFRQQIFDWRLSDGESIKVELSGRKSLLRRQRVWILYAQSHQMTLKDQQQELAQLNIARSALDSLSELICLQDQQGKVLTTNRAFDQFWQGRENEACTSKSSSMAARKSDRRWTTDPQGRSCLLEVNQNSLVSQTGEMIGTLSISHDVTEWHKMQQNLRDEMDRRKDTEVALAQRDTILQTILDASPDSIGIFNENMVYQACNKPFVNALGIPDVSDLIGKRLQDVIPEDIYIRLEASDLQALQQTHPVRYIDKVTSTDGYYTWFDVVKSPFKDKASGTNGVLIMARDISERYLAEQKLEEANLELEKLSFLDSLTQVANRRRFDEQLDTLWYHHVREKLPLCIMLCDIDFFKLFNDCYGHQQGDEALIKVASAFQQVVSRSSDCVARYGGEEFAFILPNTTTEGAQKVALRIHERIHDLGIEHCCSEAFAQLTVSIGFVSYIPQHGDEPEMGVAMADSALYQAKADGRDRTSVHPSSC
- a CDS encoding TIGR01212 family radical SAM protein (This family includes YhcC from E. coli K-12, an uncharacterized radical SAM protein.), producing the protein MQLHELVNTLGQDLQRRYGEKVHKLTLHGGFSCPNRDGTIGRGGCTFCNVASFADEEVQIKSIHDQLKDRAGEIHRAKKYLAYFQAYTSTYAEVQVLKNMYEEALKAADIVGLCVGTRPDCVPDAVLDLLSDYVNQGYEIWLELGLQTAKNDTLKRINRGHDFECYADITKRARALGIKVCTHLIVGLPKETRSDNIETLRKVLEVGTDGIKLHGLHIVDGSTMAKAWRAGKLEAPELEEYVAIASEMIRMTPKEVIYHRVSSAARRPTLLSPLWCENRWLAMTEIGRALDREGAQGSLNGDPFIYSKPELKAD
- the gltB gene encoding glutamate synthase large subunit — encoded protein: MVDREQNSQGLYTPELEHDACGIGFVAHLKNRKSHEVVTQALDMLARMEHRGGQGCDPCSGDGAGILLQKPHEFLLEEAVKLGIKLPSFEKYGVGVVLFPKDEYKREQCRDILERNAQRLDLEVIGYRVLPTDNSMIGADPLSTEPQFEHVFISGGPGITPEELERKLYVLRNYTVRVSLESVSNIGDDFYINSMSYKTLVYKGQLTTEQVPQYFLDLQNPTMVTALALVHSRFSTNTFPKWRLAQPFRYIAHNGEINTVRGNLNWMKAREAILESDLFTQAEIDMLLPICQEGSSDSSNFDMALELLVLSGRSLPHALMMMIPEAWQENKNMDPKRRAFYQYHANIMEPWDGPASVCFTDGVQVGATLDRNGLRPSRYTVTKDNFLVMASESGVVDIEPENVEFRGRLQPGRIFVADLEQGRIISDEEVKDTIATAQPYEKWVEENLLSLKKLPDASNQFSQPSPERLLHRQQAFGVSTEEVNEIIVPMANDGKEPLSAMGADWPLAVLSHQSQHLSNYFKQLFAQVTNPPIDPIRERMVMSLNTYLGKDQNLLTETPLHCQKVELESPVLANSELEKLRAIDNEHLQAKTLDIVFQANEDQGKLERALKRICQYAEDAVIDGYSIILLTDRAVNSNHAAIPAMLAVGAVHHHLIRKGLRAKCDIVVETGDARETHHFATLFGYGANAVNPYLVIETIIELQRTKKLDPEANPRDLFNNYRNAINGGLLKIFSKMGISTLQSYHGAQIFEALGIHKSVVDKYFTGTVSRIQGLTLDDIAKEVLIRHRIGYPQREIPIQMLDVGGVYQWKQRGEKHLFNPETISLLQESTRNKNYEQFKQYATAVDKQGDNAVTLRSQLEFIKNPAGSISIDEVEPLESIVKRFATGAMSFGSISYEAHSTLAVAMNRLGAKSNSGEGGEDPMRFERKENGDWERSAIKQVASGRFGVTSYYLTNAEELQIKMAQGAKPGEGGQLPGDKVDDWIGATRHSTPGVGLISPPPHHDIYSIEDLAQLIYDLKNANRAGRVNVKLVSEAGVGTIASGVAKAKADVVLIAGFDGGTGASPMSSIRHTGLPWELGLAETHQTLLKNGLRNRIVVQADGQMKTPRDLAVATLLGAEEWGVATAALVVEGCIMMRKCHKNTCPVGIATQNKTLRERFDGRVEDVVTFFQYMAQGLREIMAELGFRTIDEMVGQGQKLKIRQDVSHWKYKNLDLSPVLHVEQAREADGVFNQAKQNHNLEAVLDRKLIQAAIPALEKGEAVTAEFLIVNTDRSAGTMLSNEISKVYKDAGLPQPMNVKFNGSAGQSFGAFLAKGVKFEVEGDANDYWGKGLSGGTLVLYPDAKSSIVAEDNIVVGNVCFYGATSGESFIRGMAGERFCVRNSGAKVVVEGVGDHGCEYMTGGAAIILGSTGRNFAAGMSGGVAYVWDKSGDFESKLNPELVDLDPIEQEDRDLLLDMLTKHVQFTGSEVAQSFLDNFEASLASMVKVMPRDYKAVLQKRKAEAQSQGNETQAEAV